In Bombus pascuorum chromosome 13, iyBomPasc1.1, whole genome shotgun sequence, a single genomic region encodes these proteins:
- the LOC132913207 gene encoding centrosomal protein of 162 kDa-like isoform X3, which translates to MSSNPRKSPRYEDLISTEDDTLGTSISISVGENSIRIKEKPKVVVVERSEPEEDKHEEEKWWLKKPDTWLDVSHAVPIEVKTKRSPSPSPDVSSSMKEFLEKEKMCKAMHKSEVETKDRDDTLCDILASAAFDKYPSDFENATDEDIGSILEEMSKIAGALSPNSATDCSKSRNSAKNPTEEEKSVEELLEEAEKLVRKNSNSLSKSGSKSDTLVPENIPEDIESFSRVRQLEADIFQLIEEEVHKETEKIKKSPKNERKRDGSPGFEVIYESLNGLKAPKSLELQRRKFEEQKVEVSSSSDLDDPIERHSKSEELKSTRKLESDKDNLQKEITDVDKDFFEDLLRKSKEKAEGGMSGSSSFGQEDFSHFLKLLQGQSSKKEQESKQSNSKPTDEKLCVLDGETANDKSPEFPEKEISDILEKELPRTSEIIGRDTSGHSGEQKQSQRVNDSGKHECEEVIERTDQASPRNVAVTKDNKKVLDSKEELYTVDLTPRLELFADAIPKLLAEKSTEDTTRQSKEPTDESKAAVHKTISSSEMKFNVDVPTGERGSVERKAVHPFGASSSKTQKKELKFSKSKSYDQICKPLSFRSSVENLRASKPSDAAKKPSNALIGRSPTLKPKSQPTVKPVTKIPPKTKAVTSKPKKNSVKTVSNLALSSMYKSYQATTKSPDSQAKTMAGGDTKQHVTKTNWELLCREERHKNGLLKQQLESEVKMHKNQMDSMRLSFEEELLSLKKQNMVLKAKVDELSLNEKRSESQPKKDTKIMLLEKELERQEDLIRAYETENKKLMQGTKGMQEEMKQLQKQKSTALECGKIQELADRVKDLEEETLKLNLEVSELRDKNADYALKNEDLVQQNSLLNDELEMFKEQLRTKNDFITDRLQAMTTAELQLKKQVEDLTVKLSSKTEQLRLVKQECDKMQQNVLPLEKELLELRVKEGNLLEKLQISKSHVEREKQLTQKLKDQVILDSKKITDLNRQVREMERILKRKNPDSVSALILTANSEQEKVGAEKVKLLEDRIASLESEIKAKDDFAQEKMMEFQRKFSDMREKYTSQVMELDGKLLEANTKNRKICNDMFTQTASKPVENKSVETIRKEERAGSFEKEDIGKRDVAKSCVKGSSKCQNSKEDAYLMATIRGLKLELANKDKTISKLTKELQDLQKTNARLQKEREKLLNDRRSAKAMNFERNRGMVSSDSKLLTLRSIEGNDQNSNVYQNGHVSDTNAQRLSASVQKLYDPMQYTENGDSNLVKRLADENDILKEELSKMNKDFMALKNKRLHDLNLLQEEHEREMATLLKEYSVKFGDSKVVKLQGQINTQVAVISHLKQQIEKLRDYKEQVIVLKAERQHLENKVKTLNEKSTEQLQLLQDKITILQQRHESREMTLQSLVRDLLRNRTQCKDCKNEKGKNRQLCYFRQELDHILGMLQEIANVH; encoded by the exons ATGTCTTCAAACCCTCGGAAGTCCCCTCGTTATGAGGAT TTGATCTCGACCGAAGATGATACTCTGGGTACGTCCATTAGCATTAGCGTAGGAGAAAATTCaattagaataaaagaaaaacccAAGGTGGTGGTTGTTGAGAGATCAGAGCCGGAAGAGGATAAGCACGAAGAGGAGAAATGGTGGTTGAAGAAGCCAGATACTTGGCTGGATGTTTCTCACGCTGTTCCGATAGAGGTGAAAACAAAGCGATCTCCATCCCCTTCCCCGGATGTCAGCTCCTCGATGAAAGAATTTCTTGAAAAGGAGAAGATGTGCAAA GCCATGCATAAGAGCGAAGTTGAGACGAAAGACAGGGATGATACTTTGTGTGACATTCTGGCTTCTGCTGCGTTCGATAAATATCCCTCTGATTTCGAAA ATGCAACCGACGAGGATATAGGTAGTATTTTAGAAGAAATGAGTAAGATAGCCGGGGCTCTTAGTCCTAATTCGGCTACAGATTGTTCAAAGTCTCGGAACTCTGCCAAAAATCCTACGGAGGAGGAGAAATCAGTGGAAGAACTATTAGAGGAGGCTGAGAAACTCGTAAGAAAAAATAGTAATAGTCTATCTAAAAGCGGATCAAAATCTGATACTTTAGTACCTGAGAATATTCCGGAAGATATAGAAAGCTTTAGCAGGGTTAGACAATTAGAAGCTGATATATTTCAACTGATAGAGGAGGAGGTGCACAAAGAGACTGAGAAAATCAAGAAGAGTCCGAAGAATGAAAGGAAGAGGGATGGTAGTCCTGGATTTGAAGTTATATATGAAAGCTTGAACGGTCTGAAAGCTCCGAAATCTCTAGAACTTcagagaagaaaatttgaagagcAGAAAGTAGAGGTGTCGAGCAGTTCTGATTTGGACGATCCTATTGAAAGACATTCCAAGTCggaagaattaaaaagtacAAGGAAGCTGGAGTCGGATAAGGATAACCtgcaaaaagaaataacggatgTAGATAAGGATTTTTTTGAGGATTTGCTGAGAAAGTCCAAGGAGAAAGCGGAGGGTGGTATGTCAGGTAGTTCAAGTTTTGGACAGGAAgatttttcccattttttgAAACTCTTGCAAGGGCAGTCTAGTAAAAAGGAACAAGAATCAAAGCAGTCTAATTCGAAGCCTACGGACGAGAAATTATGCGTTTTGGATGGGGAAACCGCGAATGATAAAAGTCCTGAATTTCCCGAGAAGGAGATCTCCGACATATTGGAGAAGGAACTACCTCGGACAAGTGAAATTATCGGAAGGGACACGAGCGGTCACAGCGGTGAACAAAAACAATCTCAGAGGGTTAATGACAGCGGTAAGCACGAGTGTGAGGAAGTAATCGAGAGAACGGATCAAGCGTCTCCTAGAAACGTAGCTGTGACAAAGGATAATAAAAAAGTGCTCGATTCTAAGGAAGAACTGTATACCGTTGATCTGACGCCGAGATTAGAATTATTCGCGGATGCGATACCGAAGTTATTAGCCGAAAAGTCGACGGAAGATACAACGCGACAAAGCAAAGAACCCACGGACGAATCAAAAGCAGCCGTGCATAAAACGATCTCGAGTTCGGAGATGAAATTTAACGTTGATGTTCCGACTGGCGAACGTGGTAGCGTAGAACGCAAAGCCGTACATCCGTTTGGCGCGTCGAGTAGTAAAAcgcaaaagaaagaattaaagTTCTCCAAGTCCAAGAGTTACGACCAGATTTGCAAGCCATTGTCATTTAGAAGTTCTGTAGAGAATCTAAGAGCAAGCAAACCTTCGGATGCAGCGAAGAAACCTAGCAACGCTTTGATCGGACGATCGCCAACGTTGAAGCCAAAATCGCAGCCAACGGTTAAACCAGTCACGAAAATTCCGCCCAAGACCAAGGCCGTAACCTCGAAGCCAAAGAAAAATTCCGTTAAGACTGTTTCCAATCTCGCTTTGTCTTCCATGTACAAATCGTACCAAGCTACTACTAAATCACCGGACAGTCAGGCAAAGACGATGGCCGGCGGTGATACGAAACAACACGTAACGAAAACAAATTGGGAATTATTATGTCGCGAAGAAAGGCATAAGAACGGTCTTTTGAAACAACAGCTGGAGTCAGAGGTGAAAATGCACAAGAATCAAATGGACAGTATGCGTCTATCGTTCGAGGAAGAACTGTTGTCGTTAAAGAAGCAAAACATGGTTCTAAAGGCGAAGGTAGACGAGCTTTCGTTAAACGAGAAACGCTCGGAATCACAGCCAAAGAAAGATACGAAGATCATGCTTCTAGAAAAGGAACTAGAGAGGCAAGAGGATTTAATTCGGGCTTACGAAACGGAAAACAAAAAGTTGATGCAAGGTACGAAGGGAATGCAAGAGGAGATGAAGCAGCTGCAAAAGCAAAAGAGTACGGCGTTAGAATGTGGCAAGATACAGGAACTTGCGGATAGAGTTAAGGATCTGGAGGAAGAGACTCTAAAGCTGAACCTCGAAGTCTCCGAGCTGCGAGACAAGAACGCAGACTACGCGTTGAAGAACGAAGATCTGGTTCAACAAAATAGTCTCTTGAACGACGAATTGGAGATGTTCAAGGAACAATTGAGAACGAAGAACGACTTTATCACGGATCGATTACAAGCAATGACCACCGCAGAGCTGCAACTGAAGAAGCAAGTGGAGGACTTGACGGTAAAACTAAGCTCTAAAACGGAACAATTGCGATTAGTGAAGCAAGAGTGCGATAAGATGCAACAGAACGTTCTGCCGTTGGAGAAAGAATTGTTAGAATTAAGGGTGAAGGAAGGTAATTTGCTGGAGAAACTGCAGATATCTAAGAGTCACGTGGAACGTGAGAAACAGTTAACGCAGAAATTGAAGGACCAAGTGATTCTCGATAGCAAAAAGATTACGGACTTGAACAGACAAGTTCGTGAAATGGAGAGGATACTTAAGAGGAAGAATCCCGATTCGGTGTCTGCACTGATATTGACGGCGAATTCTGAACAGGAGAAGGTCGGGGCCGAGAAGGTTAAGCTGCTGGAAGATAGGATCGCGAGCCTGGAAAGTGAAATTAAAGCGAAAGATGATTTTGCCCAAGAGAAAATGATGGAATTCCAGAGGAAGTTCTCGGATATGAGGGAGAAGTATACTAGTCAAGTAATGGAATTGGACGGCAAGCTGTTGGAGGCTAACACGAAGAATCGTAAGATATGCAATGATATGTTTACGCAGACTGCATCGAAACCCGTAGAGAACAAGAGCGTGGAGACTATTAGGAAGGAGGAGAGGGCAGGCTCGTTCGAGAAGGAAGATATAGGGAAGAGAGACGTTGCAAAGTCTTGCGTGAAAGGTAGTTCGAAGTGTCAGAATTCGAAAGAGGACGCTTATCTGATGGCCACGATACGCGGATTGAAACTGGAACTGGCGAACAAAGATAAAACGATTTCGAAGCTGACGAAAGAATTGCAAGATTTACAAAAGACGAACGCAAGACTgcagaaggagagagagaaattgtTGAACGATAGAAGATCCGCCAAGGCTATGAACTTTGAGAGGAATCGCGGCATGGTGTCGTCGGATTCGAAGCTGTTGACTTTGAGGTCTATCGAAGGGAACGATCAGAATTCGAACGTCTACCAAAATGGTCACGTGTCAGACACAAACGCTCAACGATTGTCCGCTTCCGTACAAAAGCTTTACGATCCCATGCAGTACACCGAGAACGGAGATAGTAATCTGGTGAAGAGATTGGCCGATGAGAATGATATTCTGAAAGAGGAACTGAGCAAGATGAACAAGGATTTCATGGCTTTAAAGAACAAACGGCTTCACGATCTGAACCTCTTGCAAGAGGAACACGAACGCGAGATGGCCACTTTGTTGAAGGAGTATAGCGTGAAATTCGGAGATTCTAAAGTGGTAAAGTTACAG GGCCAGATAAATACTCAAGTAGCTGTGATATCTCACTTGAAGCAGCAAATTGAGAAGCTTAGAGACTACAAGGAACAGGTGATTGTTCTGAAGGCTGAACGGCAGCATTTGGAGAATAAGGTGAAAACGTTGAACGAAAAA AGTACAGAACAGTTGCAGCTGTTGCAGGACAAGATAACGATTCTCCAACAACGACACGAAAGCCGCGAGATGACGTTGCAGAGTTTAGTGCGCGATCTGCTAAGAAATAGAACCCAGTGCAAAGACTGTAAAAACGAGAAGGGTAAAAATCGACAATTGTGCTATTTCCGACAAGAGCTTGATCATATTCTTGGAATGCTTCAAGAGATCGCCAATGTTCATTGA